In the genome of Epinephelus moara isolate mb chromosome 14, YSFRI_EMoa_1.0, whole genome shotgun sequence, the window GAGGGTTTTAAAGAATGAGAGCAGCTGGAAAACAGATTCATAAGACTGCACATAAAGAGGGAGACAAGATGAACAAACACTTACCTTCTTCATAGACCAGCTTAGCTGTGTGGTCAACATCTGTAactgtgttgctgttgtcacTTGTCGCCACCTAGTGGTAAAAAGGAGGATGGGCGTTAGAGATTTAATAAAGGATTTGAGCAgattgagaatattttttctcttcagtttttattcacaggttactttttaattaaatgcatCTTCACATAATAAAGGGCAGGTAATTCAACAGAAATCTGTGTTTACTTTTTACAAAAGGACATCACCTTGAAAACTCACAATGCTGAATGTTGCACCATTTAAATGCTCGGCATCAAGATAAAAACTTGTCTGCCAACGCGTTTGTTCATCAGCCCAGTCCTCAAAGCCCACAGGCTCTATTCAGTCCTGTTGTTGCACACCTAAATCCAATTAGGAGCTCTATGTTTTCATGACACCTTTATTTCATTACGTGTGTAAGCGCAGAAGAGGAACAAAGGCACTGATGTGATTTCTTTGTGAAAAAAGGATAAATAAAGATATGTGAAGTCACTATATGCCGGAGATGCCTCAGGTGGTGACTTCATTGGCGCAAATGGCAATATCCAAGATTTGTTCTCTGAATGACACATCACATTGACAGAGTGCTCTACTTTTATGCAGCAATTGGGGATTCTGAATTTGCACTGGGACAATATACATCTGTGCCTGAACTCATTGTGTGGATGATGTCAAGTAAACAGCCAATCCAACCGACGAGGAAGCATATCTGTTCACAAGCAGATCGCCTGCTGACTACCATTTCCACAAGGTCAGAAGCTGTCAAGTTTGCATTTTCTAAACTGATAATCGTCCGCGTAGGTCCTTGTCCTTGTAAAATCTGCAGATGCATCTCTGTCTGAATTTATTGTGATGCTAATGTCAGGCCAGGGACATAGCTAAAACCTGCTCGGAAGAATCTCTGTCCACTTTCATAAGCAGATCGCTCCATCCGAGACGAAGTGGGAAGAAATTTCACAACAAGGTCACAAGTATCAGCTTTGCATTTTTTGGAACAGACAATTGCCCTTGTGGGACAGATGTGCCTGAGGACTGGGTTGGAAAGTCTAAACTCaaggttaaaaataaaaactagtaGACAGCAagatttattcagtttttcaaaGCTGAATTAACAAAAAACCTTGTGCGACTTGCCAAGAAGTCGAAAAATGCCAAAGATACAGTCATGGGtacaatcatgtttttttagTCATACATAATACATGGGACAAGAACCctgtgtattttcttttctggATCTATATtcatgtgcaaaaacaaaatttattGCTCAATTTTCAAACCCCTCTCAAGTTTGTCAGCATTTTATGACTGAAGTAGTCTGGCAGCAGCAGAACTGCACAGAACAGCCCAGAGGTACTCACTGCACTCTGTACTGTACTAGTGAATGTATACTTAACACAACTGTACAAAGGAAAGGCATTAACCTCTATCACCATGAGGCAAAGATTGTTTTGATACCACTGTCCCTGATCTGAGTGCCCAAAATGGCGCAATCCTCCCAGTACACAGGTGATGTTTTAGAGCTCAGTGTCCACAGTCAAGTTTCAACTTATAAGGTGCTATCAGGAACTACATCATCATCACGGAGGGAATCTAAGATCTAAGCCATCCCTACCACCCAGTTCATACCTATACATCAGAGTCCAGTTATTTAAAAACACTTCGAGGCAAACATACTGTGCTCACTTCTGTTCATGGTGACACCtacctgtgtcatcaggagataCAGTTTCCCGTGAAGCTTTGTGAGCTTGTGAAACATCTTCACTCGGCTCTCAATCATGTGATAAAGCACTCCCAGCTGGGTAACCAGGTCTGGCAGCTGTTGGGATACACAGATGGATCAGTCTGAGGTAAAAacatttcagcagcagaaaatacacaaatgagacaacacTCGACGATGAGAAGATCTGTTCTCATCTACCCTTTGACTACTGCGTTCCTATAATGCATACGTAAGACTAGCCAGTAGTCTTTACTTCACATTTATATTGTAATGCCTGATATCAGAATGGATTTTCAACTTATTACACTGTtgcatcttcagtctgacattgtgtCCACTCTAACTCATTTCTGGATCTTGGATCTAACGCCATTTTAGgtccacactgatgtgtagcCATACCAACATGTTGGTTTTGCCTCAGTTTTAGGAGTGAAGCAgagcaaactaaaaataaacttcGATGTCGAGCGATATTGAGAAGACATGTCGATTTAGAACAGCCTTGAGGTCTTTCTAGTCTATAGTGGtcaccattgttgttattactcctcattGGTTCCACGTGTCACTTGATGAAAGTTTTGACATCAGCATTCGTCCTACCTGTGGTGCCAACTGGCTAATCATCACCCCAGAGCCAGTTGATAAATCACAGTTTTGCCAAATCCAGTCAGAGAACAGCGAATACATCTTTTCCTCTGAGATGCTCCATGAGTGCACACTCTTGTTCAATTGTTAGTGTTGCTACTTATGCAATACTTGACTTACTGCTGTGTTTACTCAGCTACTGTTCAGCTACTCTTGTTGCTTCGGGAGCCGCCATTACTGTTTTGCAAGCGGCAGCCTCCATTTTACATCATCAACTACAACACAGTCCCTGACTGGCTGCTTACGTTGTCAACTATGATGAGGATCCTTGATTGGCCTcgattggattttaatttctggaaagtgttTGGATCGGCAATGACTCCGGATTGATAGAGAGTGacacagaatgttgagctcatctcatcaggatggtcttaccacgCTTGACTTCTGGATCTGAGATGAAGGGGCGAATCCACTAGTTGCAAAATGAAGTCTGATTGTATACAAGTCTTTGAGAAAATGGCtctacttctcacttgatttattacccttggtaaacattttcctaatggGTTTATGGTCTTCTTCAAATACAGtgtgatgttcattttgtaaattatgtaaCGTAAAATAGCTGGGTATTCTTTAGGGCATAGCTACCTAGTGattgacaagtcgctaccacAGAGACCTGTCAATCAGGGTAGAGGTGTAGCAATGCATCATTGACGACAACGCACCAGTCAGATCAACCCTCTCGTCAAAATCAAGTCACGTCTggcttcaaaaacaaaacaggatggGAACAGCAAAAATTGCAAACTCATGGTGGCTATGTCcacttttattttcaacacTCAAGGTCAGGACCCAGGCAAATAATTGTAGTGAGTGGAAGACAATAGTTCATAGAGGGCTGAGGTGAAATTTGCTGGAAGCCAAACAGTAAAGATTTTCCCTTGTTAAGATCAACCTGAACAGCAAATGTTCCATCTGTATGACCTTAAAGGTCAAGGGATATTTCAtttgaaaatcaaaatgttagtCAGCTAACAGTGGCACGATAAAGGTCACAGGGTGCCCAAAAATCAATAGGTTTCCTTGCCTTTCCAGCATCAGTGTGCGTAGTGAATGGATATTCAGCTGCTGGTTATGGAGATATTTTGGTCATAGTCACACAAACGCACAGACGGTCGCAGGCAATCGCATAATCTCTGCTGTGTGGCAGAGGCAATGGCTCTAGATCTAAATatgattaaacatgaatgtcGACAAAGGGAGGAGAtatgcacagaaggaagcagtGCGTTTGTTTGTATGCTTGTGTTATTTAAACTGCCGTGTGCTGTGCTTAGGGGAATCACATTATGCACTGTTTAGACCGTGGAGAGctttaagtgtgtgtctgtgcagaaGGCATTGCAGTACAAGTCAAACAAGCACCAACAAactggagtctggtggcttcaTATCAGCATTACGGGCACAATGAGATGTTGGAAAAGTGGACTCACCGATGCCAGGTATGATGTGTGGTGCATGAGTACGGCCTTGAGCCACCGCACCATTAAAACTGCCCTGTAGGAAGAACAAATTAATTTGCTGTCAAGTGGGAACCAGAACTGCCTGATTGTATACATCAACACGATGGGGcttattgtttttataatgGAATAGAAACCAGCAGCATAAACACCAGTGACTGCATGAGTGACTTCTGTCTAACGTGTACAAATAACTGTCAACTGGAGCCAATTAACTGCGTACAGCTGATGTGTTAAGCTTCCACTTACGTAAAAGGGTGCCCTTGGAGCCTCTTTGTTATCTACAGGAAATAAAGGCTGATTAAAAACTGCAGAAAATCATTACACTGAATTAACATGACTTCACTTAAAAATCCTGACAGCTCAGAGAGGACTGGTGACTCcaagacaaacaaataaactcGACATGTTTCAGAGGAATATGTAGTGGTTTGTACATTGAATGGAAAATTAACCCACCTCTTCCACCAAAGGTAAAACAGCAGGGAGGGGTAACCTAGCAACAGTTTTCTTTATCACCATGTCTTTACGAGTCTGAAAAACTTTCTGTGGGagagaaaggggaaaaaaagttattacgatttaaaattttaattgtAAAAGCTTCTACAATTTGAGCTTATGGAAGCCTAAACATTCAGACTTGGTGTGGAAGATGTCTCGGGGATTGAGATTAAAAATTTCACACCCAAATCAATTTAACTTCTGGCTGGCAGTACATGTCTTTTTAACCTTCTGAATGGCAAAtgagcagaaaaagaaaacatgaagtaTTCACTTGGGGTTTTCATCTATCAAAattgaatgttttatttcactgcGTAGACTTGGGGAAGAAGACTTACATTTAGGATGTCGGCGTCGTTGCTCTCCAGGCCCTGCACCAGCAGCACTGCAAAATTGTCTGTCTGTAAAGAGGCTGTCCCTTTAGGAGCCCCCTTCTCGCTGGAGACTGTAGACAGATCGATTTCTCCGAGTCGCTCCGCTATTGACATCTACAGGAGAGCAGAGGTATTTTATGTAAACAGGAATTGGCTGGTGTCTGTTCACACACTAAATGTATCCATCTCAGCCAGATTTAACACCTGTACCACGTCACAGGAAACTAGCCTGAAAGCATGAAAAGccaaacagcaataaaacagtaTGCTTTATATGTTCTCATACTTAAACAAGTCAGTTTTTATTAAGTATAACCAGACTGGGAAAAGGGATTTCAGTGAGGATATAAGGTTTTCTTCAGGACATTAAACTGTTAGAAGGTCTGCATGTGCATGTTGTAGCCTTTTTCTGttggctacagcacaacaaagtagaaCTATTCAACAATATAGCCTACTTTTTGCTTGTGACAGAAGCacaaataaaggaaaaatgaCCAAGTAACAGAAAAACCGCATGCCTCCAACTTCGGACAGGCAAAACGGCCCGCTTCtgaaatgttctggtgtagtaTGACACATGGTGCGGGACGCAACAAAATCGAGTCACAGCCGCAGTGGAATCCAGGTACAAGTTATTTGGAGTCTGAGCCAAAAAGCCATCACACATGCAGCAAGCTACCATTTGGTGCATCATCGTCAACACTGAACCCACCTCTTTggtgtctgtgtcttttttcctcttctctgatCCCTGTGTGGTTCCTTTGATTGGGGCTTGGTGACCAGGGAGCCCTGGGACCAACACTTTGCTCTTGGCATTGACAATAGGGGTTTTCACCTGGAATGCAAAACACCATGTCAGGTTTTCATCTTCAGTCACAGTTCTAGTTCAATTTTATCTACTGTGCCCATGGATTGGCATACAAGACTGAATCAGGTGTGGAGACCATGCTCAGGCTACATCTGTCTTCCTGACtcataataaagaaaataacactTGACTGTTACCTTGGAAACGGTGGTCTCCATGGATAGGGATAAGCTGGTCTGAACATCCCGGGTCAAACACACGTGTCTCTCTGCTGTGTTGATCTCCTGTACAGATAAGAGAAGGGAGCATTTCAGGTAAATCAAGAGTCTAGGGAGCACAGTTTTTAAAGGCTGATAATACAGAACCAACATCATTTCTCTCAGGCTGTAAAAGCTGACAAACATCTTCTAATGTAACAACCAATACAGACTGAAGGCAAGAATCAGGAATGTATTGTTTTTAGCCTTAAgacaaacagtaaaaacaaaacttcatCTAACAGCTGACCACTCTTATTCATCCTGTATCTTATAAAGCACCAGAACACACACCAGAGTTATCAACTAATCTATAAATAAGATAGAGAGAAGAAGCTGTACAAAACATGTTCATCTGTGCAAATCTTCACATTGATCTAATCCTAGTATCCTTACTACTTTCTCCATCACAGGCTGAAGGTGGTTGCCATAGGCCAGCTGCACGGTCCGTGTATCAGCTGTGAGGGCCGCAGCCAGTAGTGGGATCGGCACCGGGGAGTCCTTTGTGTCGGACATCTGCACCGTACACGAGGGGGACAATGGCTTCTTACAGGCCCTGTGGGGACATGTGTTTGGACAGGCCATGAGCACAGCTAGTacacaacactgaataaaatgtgTAAGAGGAGTTTCATcattcaaagcaaaaaaaataaataaataattactgCAGATTAGTGTCATCTGCGGCAGTGCAGTGTCCCCTAACAGCCATTAGGGGGCAAACAcaccaaatgtgttttaacaGTGCAATTTAAATATGGGCTGTACACTTTCAGGTAAGATGTTGCCGATTTGCTTTGTTTGAACCAAATGTTTGGTTTTAGGTATGAGGTACAAAACCTCGGAGTGGAATACAAAATGTCTCCTACAGaggtatttcactgctggaaatatAGTCTTAGTATGAAACTAGGCCGTCTatagatgcaaatacttttgaaattggcgCTAAACACAGAAACTCAGAAAAAGGACTTTGGCATTTGCTTTTGAGGTAGAGAACCtgcaactaccagaatgcactgttcCACACCACaccaataaacactcctgcTGGCAGGTTGATATGACACAATGGTAACAAACAACCTCAtattacagtttaacagtaagctaaaaaatgtttctgaaaacgtTTGAGGTGACGCAGCAATAAGGCAACACAACAGAATTGTGCTTtacatttgatcagcactgcatagttttactgtttgatctcagttgtTTCAGCCTCGGTTTTCACTGTGCAGCAAACAGTGTGGCGCCCAcatcctgttcacaaactctcgcAATTACAGCTTAAGAGGGCCCAAATGgttctttaaacatttttagtaAGAAAAAGGCAGTGTAGTAACACCATCTTGATTTGTATTCTATAAGCACTGgcatgttttgatgtttgattggattttggtctgtctcttgatctgcttctaCACTCTGTGTCCATAGCGGCAGCACGGGTGGCGGGCAATACGAAAATGTGGAAGTAGAGCCAGCGAAACTCTGCTAGATGACCCGTTTTGTGTCATCCTGGGGAGGAGAGGTATAACTAGGCACTGGTTTGATGGACCCaagtttaccatagttcatttacacatactacccacactgttttgatacaaagctggctgacaatctgcaaagtatccctttaagccaTAGAGCATAATTGTTTTTCCAAAGCGCAAAAATGCATCATACAGTAGCCTTACACTGCCATATGGCACAGGTAGTACAACATACAGTCTTTTAAGGGCTTACCCATTTAAAAAGTGCTCAAAGAGATGCAGCTGCCCATCTTTACACACCACTGCCAGCCTCACCGCCTGTGCAACacaaataacacacaaacatttgcaTAAGGTAAATAGGTTACATAAAACAGCCAATATGTCTGTGGAGCTCCAACATAATTACACCACAGGGAGGAACATTTTATCAGGGCTGTAGGCTCGTGCTTACATTTCATGCACTCTACAAATACATATAATCTTTACGCTCTCAGTGTACATTATTAAAACGTCTGCAAAGTCAATGTTAAGACATCTCTCCACTCTGACCTCTTCCTTGCTGTTGGACGTGACAAGATCGATGTGTTGTGGCTCGTCTGTCAGTGTGAAGGACACCACTGAATTCTTGTCCCTTCCGTCTTCTCGTACTTGCCTGCAGTGAGACAACTTCATGTCAGTTCCGTGAGAAAAAGCATGGCAATCAAAGCTGCATATTTCAAATGAATCTCACAACACAGCATCACTAACACCAGGAGTGGCCTCTGGCTATTACGTGTGCACTTACCAAACACTGAGCAGTCGATCATGTGCGGCACCAGACAGGAAGTAAAGACCATTGCTGTCGGGAGGTCGTGTGGTTGCAAAGCACAGGGTCGTCACGGCCGTGGAGTGGCCTGTGAACCTCTGCAGAGGGAACAATGACAACAAGCAGGACAGTTAAAACAATTCTGCTGAAAACATCAGACCAGTGTTTGACTTGTTTATAACCTTCACTGTTTCACTTCAGTGACACTGGGACTGGGATTTTCACCAGCATTAATTCCATAAGAGTGTGGCTTCTTGCAGGTTTACTTGAAAACCCAGTAGTTGACCTATGGCTGGGGAATATTTCACGATTATATCTATATTTACTGTGATACGAGACAAGATATCGTcatagattttggatatcatatcGTAAGTTTTGTCTCTTCCTGTCACAATCTCACTATTGAGGTATTGGTATTTCATTTCTCCATATCCCCCTGACCTAAGTTAACCTTGGTCTAATACATCCACAGACAGGAACGTACATCAGCTGTCACTCACCCTGTAAACCTCCTTGGTTTCCAAGTCCCACATCTTGATTACATGTCCAGCTGAGAGCAGCAGTTTGCCGTCAGGGCTCACGCTTAAactggtcactgctgcacggtCCGCCTTCCACTTactgtgcaaataaaaaaagaaaactgttgtCGCATGCGTTTATGCATTGTGAAGAAGGTTTATCCTCCAACTACATTCACATAGGAATCCATTTcttctgttgttgacatttaacaaaatcAGGGGCATCAGAAGCACCTGCTTTGTCCTCCACTTTGAGATCCAAGTAGCACTTTCACCGTTGAGTTTTCTATCACAGCAGGGTTTTTTAGTTTGAGGTGAAGAGCCTGGAACTTTACAGCTACATTCAACAGCATACTATTTACTATTGCACTCCACCTGACAGCAGTAACAAACATACAGAACTCTCACCACTCTCCGAACCATTTTGAGGACCACAAATAGTCTTTAGCGAGCATCCAGAGAGGATTCATGGTGACACTGCGGCTCATGACTGTACCTGCCGACTGTGCCGCTACTAAATCACTGAGGAAAAGGCGTTTATGATGAAATACAGTGATACTAAATGCGTGGTGGTAAAGCCGTCAATGTTATGGCTTGTTGGCGTATTTCAATGTTATCGAGTGAAGTGTCAGCGCCTGACATCTGTGGTGGCCCTGGCATTAGGTTGCATCCACATTCTAAGCTTTtacactgtttgtgtgttttctaaaTGAGGAGAAGCTGAGACAATAAGTAAGCAAAAGTGTCGTTTAAAGGTTACAACAGTTCCATTTTTAAGACAGGCACTCTTAAAACATACAGCACTATCTTTTTGAGTCAGCTACAAGCACTTTTTTCGTTAGAGAGGTGACGGTCTGACAGTATCAAAGTCACTGAAAGTTCACAGCAATGACAATGAAAACAGGTGAGGCACCAGGAGAAAAGTTAGTAGTTATTCAGTCAAGACATCCTTTGTTTTTGATCAAACCAGACATCACTGTGAAAAAGAATAAGTTAACTCAATCAATAACTTATGGCGCTCCATTCTGCCAAACTGACTTAATGAGAATGTCTCCCACTGCCAGTCTGTTCTTTTCTTTGAAGGATTTTCACCCACTGTCCCCTCTACAACTTAACAAACCCTGTGATGTTGTTCTGCTGCACTTCAAATGGGTTTAAGACTTTTAAACAACTTTTCTCAACACTGAACCTCTGCTTAAGCAATCTCTAGTAGATTTACTTATAATACACGCTCATTAATAGGTAGTCCTGGATCAAACGAAGCAAAAGAGTCTGTGACAGGGAGCACGCTTCACTGAAGGGATGACGGTTTGGTGataaacagtttcatgttggtCTAGCAGACAGCACACGTATTAGCCTTGATTCTTTGCCTGAGCCCAATTGGGTCCAACCTGATGAGTTTGGGGCGGGCTGAAATTTTGTACTGCgactgagagagggaaagaaacaaaacaacagagcaATATAGTGGAATACCACTGGAGATAAATGAGTGCGAGAGATGGACAGAAAACaagggaaagagaaagacagagagagagagagcggcaGCAAGGGGACTTGGTTGGCAGTTTTTGCTTCTGCCTCCCCAGCAGTGGGAGGGATGTGTGTAACATGCAGCTGAGAGCACTGATCATCATCTGCATGCCTCATCACCATGGCCCGCTGCAGCACTCAAAGACAGAGATGCAATGAGGGATGCAGCCCACTCTGCCAAACCTGTAGTGCACGAGACAGACTACTGAAATGACAGAAGGACGACAGCTGCGAGAAAAGAAGTCATGTTCGAAGATTGAAATAATATATACTTTTCAGTTGAAATTTGGGTTTTTAATCAAAATTGGGTGCAAAACTGCTGCCTTGGTTTAAGCTTGGACAGAAACTCTGCAGGTTTATGTGCAGTCAGGCTTGATTTTTGGGCCTGATCAAAGCTCTCAGCACGTGTTCCTACCTGGCTTTGCTTGAGCAAATACCATTACTGTTAGACAGATTAAATATGGTGTTAGATTCTGTTACTTCAGTTGTTGGGAAACTTGCCAGTTAATCTAAACAGGTAATTGACAGACatctcattaaaaacactggAAGTTACATGTTACAAACCAGTGAActgtggataaaaaaaaaatcccatttttAATTCCCATTATTGTTCATGTTAACAGGGAATAAAGTTTGCAGTGGTGCCTTGAGTTAAAAAAGGCTGATCACACCTCTTAAGTCCTGCTAATGGTTATAAACTGCACTTTGTTGCTGGTCCAtgtttgggatgaacagagGTCTCCCAAATCCTGTTCTGAAACTTTCTCCAACAGCACCACACCAACATCCCTTTCTTCACAGGTATATCAAACACACGTCTGTGGCAGGTGGAGGCGTTTAGTATTTCTCCACTATTATAAAAGGGGAGTCCACCTTAACTAATATGAAGACCGCCTCCACTGATGTCTTAAAAATTctgaaaaatattgtttaagACAAACAAGTGGAGCAAAGCCACACATTTAAGGAGTAAGCAGACTGTTTACACCAGAAACTACAGACAGGTgacacattaaagaaaacaacaacataaaagtgTCTTATGAACGGCTTTAATGCACCTTGGCATTGATTCTCCAAGTCTCTGAGCTCTACTGAACTGACGCAACACCATTCTTCCAAAAGATATTCCCTCATGATGGTGGTGGAGAGAGCTGTCTAATCACCCTTAGGTGTTCGATAGGGTTGAGCTCCAGAgacattttcacacagagcatgattggattttaattgcttaaagtctgggtaaagcaaaaaaaaaaaatgtataatgaGTTTATCACACCACAGAAAGTGTCATTAATCACCCAGCCAAATCTGAATGATTAACAACATGGACgcacgataatatcagcacgtcGTTGGTGTCTGTATCAGacaatatcagctttaaaatgtacTATTAGTATCGgcaaacatgctttttcttacaTTGCACATTAAGTGAATATTTTATACATTAAAGAAAGAACAACCCAAAGAACAATTTGCCAGTGGAACGCAGAGAGCTCACAATGATGAGCACACCAACACTGATGCTGTGCGCTCTAACATTGGTAGTAAGGTATATTTTATATAGTGGGAGAGAGGGTATGCTAAGGTTGGCTCCAGTGCGTCACTGAGCCATGACTTCAGGCCCACCCCAAAAACCCTGGacacaatttttttaaaaacagtctgAACTGTCCAAACTTTTCAAACAAGTGTAATATCTTTTGAAAGATATCTCTGATTAGCTTTACCCATACTAAACCTGTACCGTACAGTAAACCTGTGTGCAAGCATCTGCATTGGTTATGTTTCTccactcatttattcagtttttttcctttaatttctcAACTGTACAGTGCTCATAAGAACGAATGCATTAGGATCTGTCTGATTCCACTCAGCAGGTGACTGATAGATCAATCACATCGCATGTTCACTACGCTGTTATTTAGAGCGGCTTGTCACAATGTTGGGTAAAAAATTAAGTTTGTTCTGAGTTTTGACAAGTGGGGGAAAGTTTATGCAAATGACTCGGGGAGTCAATATTAAGTtggaagagagggaaaaatagTTTGCTAGCAAAAGGCAATGAAAGACACATTCAGGTTGCAGGCTTCTCATTTTGAGCTGGCCCTGACTTTTGCTATCACCTGTTACAAGGAAAAATGTCACTGGCAGAGGGTCGGGTCATCTGTTGCTGACTGATGTGCTTTCTACAAGCCTGTGCCTGTACTTGTCAAAGATCATTTCTGACTGAAAAGACAGGCTCTGTTACACCAGTGCATGGCTGTGAtcacactgtatgtttctgtaattTAATGTTCTTCAACATAAAATCAGAGAACACATCATCAAGGCCTCGGGTGCGAGACACTTTTAGTGGTCTGAGGTGTGataaactgaaaatatttgCTCCATTTAATCTGGCACCATACTACAAACTGCAGGTCTCTCTGGATGTgatattttatttctcttcaTAAATCCAACAGCATCCTATTTAGAGTCTAAACACCACAATAATGTTTAACAACGTGAC includes:
- the wdr43 gene encoding WD repeat-containing protein 43, yielding MAADGGSSSLQLPCVFSPKSRQYLALCAQDGRLRIWNTDSKTLHQEYVPSAHLSATCICIAWGPCRTVKEGPQRKKRKSEAGQVEEKADLLAMGTAAGSVLIYSTAKGALHCTLDGGHSGGVNCVQWHPEDSLLYSGSDDTNIIEWDLQTGKTRSKWKADRAAVTSLSVSPDGKLLLSAGHVIKMWDLETKEVYRRFTGHSTAVTTLCFATTRPPDSNGLYFLSGAAHDRLLSVWQVREDGRDKNSVVSFTLTDEPQHIDLVTSNSKEEAVRLAVVCKDGQLHLFEHFLNGACKKPLSPSCTVQMSDTKDSPVPIPLLAAALTADTRTVQLAYGNHLQPVMEKVEINTAERHVCLTRDVQTSLSLSMETTVSKVKTPIVNAKSKVLVPGLPGHQAPIKGTTQGSEKRKKDTDTKEMSIAERLGEIDLSTVSSEKGAPKGTASLQTDNFAVLLVQGLESNDADILNKVFQTRKDMVIKKTVARLPLPAVLPLVEEITKRLQGHPFTAVLMVRWLKAVLMHHTSYLASLPDLVTQLGVLYHMIESRVKMFHKLTKLHGKLYLLMTQVATSDNSNTVTDVDHTAKLVYEEESSDEDEASGDEGLPDDADSDHWEEEEVTEEAMEDDKEEQADEEEDDPDSRTDSKANGEEDMDHGNESEEE